The Pseudoalteromonas rubra region AACCCGAGTGAGCCAGGTTCTTTTATTGATGTTGAAGTAGCAAAAACCTACCAGTACCCTGTCACTGAATTCACGGAGCATTATAGTCTGGATATGATGTATCTGGGCCGTCTGGGTAGGCAACAGATTGAGCATAAAGTGGACGATAGCCAGGTGCATCACACACAAAGCCATTATGCGGACTTCCCCGATTTGGATCTGGAACCACAACAAGCGCAATTTCTGGATGTTAGCACGCATTTAACCAAACAGCTCACTGAGCTACACACTCAGTTTGTTGCAGACCTGGATCGCGTGTGGCTGCAAACCTACTGCGAAGATCAACTCGGTTCAGCCGATGGCGAATATGTACTGCGCTGTGCCAAACTGGCGCCACAACATGATTACGTCAATAACTGGTTTAATCAGCACTTTGGATTAAGTTACCAGGCGATGTCGAGTCTCTACTCGCTTTAGCCTTTATCTGCAGAACATGAATAAAGCTGCTGTGGCGGTGCCAGCGGTGCGCCATTGACAAAAAATACCGAAGGTGAGTTTTTGCCACACAGCTTCCAGGCCAGCAACTTAGTGATCAAACGCAGCACCATCACCTTTTGTGAGCGTGCGCCTTTGAGTTCATCTGGTAAACGGCCCAGCGCGCCACGGCAATAGACACTCCCCGAAGTCGGACCCACTAAAGTCTCGAGCGGCTCGCGCACAAAGCTATGTATGATCCCCACCATGGGCCAGAAGGGGCTAAAACAGTTGCCAACCGGGGTATGACAGCATTGGGTGTACCAACGATAGACGCCTCCCCTGGTCAGCTGTAGGCAGGCCAGCTGATCATGCCCTGTTAAAATACTGACGTGCGCCGGTGGCACCTGATAAATATCCGTTCCGCCAAAGTCGTTGAGAGAGTCGGTCTGTGCCAGGTGATGCAGATACGCGCGACAATCCTGACAATAGCAGGTCAGACGATTCCCTTGCCAGTGCGGGTGCGCAGCGATGCGCCCGGTAACCTGACCACACTGGCAACCCAGTTTAAACCCTTCAACCATCATACCTGCTCTCACCTTTCTCTCCTCATCTAGTTTCCCTGTTCAAGCCTGCTTCACCTGTCGGGCCTGTATTGTAGAATAAACCGATTGGGAACACAGCACTTGGCGAGATCCCGACTTCATGCTAACTTCTCGCTCAGTTTAGACTAACAGGAAGCCTTTTATGCCTAAAGCCAGTGAAATAAAGAAACACGCCGCGATTGATTATAATGGTCGCGTAATGATCGTCCGAGATATTGAGCGCTCTGTACCGCAAGGTCGTGCTGGCGGCAGTTTATACCGTATGCGTATGTACGATGTCGTCAATGGCGGTAAAGTCGATGAAACCTTTAAAGCCGAAGAAATGCTACAACTGGCCGATTTAACGCGTCGCCCGGCAATGCTTTCTTACATTGATGGTGACGAATATGTATTCATGGATGACGAGGACTATACTCCTTATCACATCCACAAAGACTCGATTGCTGAACAGGTCCTGTTCATCAATGAAGAAACCAAAGGCCTGCTGATCGTTGTTGTAGAAGGCACCCCGGTATCATTAGATCTGCCTTCAAGCGTTGAGCTGGTAATCGAAGAAACCGCCCCCTCTATCAAAGGCGCATCGGCCAGTGCCCGTACTAAGCCAGCCACATTAACAACAGGCTTAGTAGTTCAGGTACCTGAGCATATTTCCAGCGGTGATAAAATTAAAATCAACACTGCAGAATCAAAGTTTATGAGCCGCGCAGACAGTTAAGTCTGCGGTGCCCGCCATACCCAGGTGGGCACTCTATTAGCGTGTTCAAAGTTCAACCAATTTATGAGATACCATAGCCGTTTTGCGCAAAAATCGGTAATATAACCCACAATAACACTCTTAATCGGACACGTTTGTGGTCATACTGGGGTGCATCAGCACCAAGTTGATAGATGGAATTATACACGGATGAAAACAAGTAAGCTGAGTATCAGGCTATTATGGTATATCACTCCTTTGGTGATATTGCCGCTGCTACTGCTCGGCGGCTTTACGCTGACCAACGTCACCAGCTCTACCCAAAAGCAGGCAAAACTCATTGTCAGTCGCTTTGTTGAACAACAACAACAAAAAATGTTCAACTACATGGAAATCTATCAATCCACCACTAAATTGTTGTCGACCTCTCCGGTGCTCAGTGACTTTTTAAGCCTGCCAGAAAAAGAAGCTCAGGAAAAAACACAACGTCTGGGTGCACTCATGGATGTGTTCGCCAGTTACAGCGAAGCCTATCCCGATATCATTAGCATCAATCTGGTCAATGAGCACGGCCAGAGTCATGCCTTTTATGCCAGTAACCTGAACCGGGCACCTCAGTCCTATCCCTTTTTTGCCCAGGTCCGGCAAAGTAACTTACGTCAGCAACAGTTTATGCAAGCATCGCATAATGGCGGTACACAACTGTATTTTGTGCAGCAGATTTACGGGGTAGATTTCAATCTAAACCGGCCTCAACGCGAAGGCTACATTATTGTTCAGGTCGCGCCGTCAATCATCAGCAGTAGTATTCTGGAAGCCCCCTATGACAATACACTGAACCTGTTGGTGTCAGCTTCAGGCGAAGTCTTATTTAGCTCCGACAGTCATTTTAATCAAAGCTTTCTGAGCGCCGAGGAAATGGCACAGATCAATGGTCTGGCAGATAAAGGTAAACTGGACTCTCTGGTGCTACCATCCATTGATAACCTAAGACGCATGACCTATAGCGCGCAGCTCAGTGGCGGTTACTATTATATCTCAACCATTCCTAAAACAATTTTATATCAGTCAGGCAAAGCGATCAGCCTGACCACCGCCCTGATTGTTATCCTGTCGGTCATTACACTTCCCATTTTGATCTTTATTGTGGTGAGAAACTTGCTCCTGACTCCCATTGAGTTGCTCGGGGAAGCCAGCCATCGCGTCGGGGATGGCGATTTGTCGGTTGCGCTACCCGCTCATGACGATGACGAAGTTGGCATTTTGTTTGATGACTTTAACCATATGATCAAACAGATCCGGGATTTCCAGGGGGAGCTGGAAGACTACAAACTGCACCTGGAAGAAAAAGTAGAAAACCGTACCCGGGCACTGGAAGAAATGAACCGACAGTTAGAGGTCGCGATTGCCGAAGCCGAACAGGCCAGCCAGCTAAAAAGCCGTTTCCTGGCCAATATGAGTCACGAGATCCGCACACCGCTGACTGCCATTATGGGCTTTACCGAACAGATACTCCATTATCCAAATGCCACTAACTCAGCGCTACACCTGGATACCATTTTGCGCAATTCCAGGCACTTACTGGAATTAATCAATAACATTCTGGACTTATCTAAGATTGAGGCCGAGAAATTAGCTGTTGAACAAGACCCCATTGAATTGCTTCATTTACTGAAGGATGTGGAGTCTATTATTGCTCCTATGGCAGAGCAAAAGCAGCTGGAATTCACCGTACACTATGCCTTACCCCTGCCTCAGCAGCTCTTCAGTGATGAAACCCGCCTCAAACAGATCCTGCTTAACATCGCAACGAATGCGGTTAAGTTTACTGAAACAGGCAATATCCAGATCAGTGCCCGTTATCGTTCAGACACAGCCCGATTTGAATTTGAAGTCAAAGACAGTGGCATCGGGATGTCACAAGGCGAGATGTCCCGTGTATTTAAACCCTTTGAGCAAGCTGATTCCACCACCACCCGACGATTCGGTGGCACAGGCCTGGGGTTGTGTATCTCAAAAAATCTGGCGCAGCTGTTAGGCGGAGATGTCAGTGTAGAAAGTGCTCAGGGGGTCGGCAGTTGCTTTATTATTAGCGTTGCGGCCAATCACCCGACGCAAGATTTTGCCTGGATTGAGGAAGAAGACCAGCTGGCACACGATCATGTGGTATCAGCCCAGCAACTGGACCAGACTCAGCTGGAAGCCGAAATTCTGCTTGCCGAGGATAACCCGGATAACCAGGAGCTGCTTACCTTACTCCTCGGTGCCTGGGGGCTTAAACCAGATATTGCCAGCAATGGCGCACAAGCCGTGGAGATGGCACTGGTTAACGATTACGATTTGATCCTGATGGACATGCAAATGCCAGTCATGGGCGGTCTGGAAGCCACTGAAATGCTACGCCATGCCGCGTATGATGGCCCTATCATTGCACTGACAGCCAATGTTATGAAACATGACATTGATACCTACCTGGCAGCCGGGTGTGATGCAACACTCGCCAAACCCATTGACCGTGAAAAGCTCGGTGCTGTCCTGCTTAACTACTTACAGCTGGAAGAGGATAAAAACTCCCAGTGGAATTCACTTTTAAAAAGTGAAAAGTACTTACAGATCAGTCGCAACTACGTCGAAAAACTGCCCGACCAACTCATTCAACTGGAACAGCTATTTGGGGATCAGGAATGGGAATCACTCAGAGCCTTGGCGCACAGTCTCAAAGGTAGCGCCGGGTGCTTTGGCTTTACCAACATCCACAGTGCCGCCGGCGATTTGGAAACCAGCCTGCGCGAAGACAACCCAACCAAGTGGGAATATGCCATGCTGACGCTTACACAGGCTATCAGGTATACGTTGGAACAGGAACACGCCTGACTCTGACGAGTCAGTTTTGCACGCATAGGGTTAATAGACTCAGTGGCCCATGAGCTCAGGGTCAAACAGCACTTTCCCCATCAACAACGCATCCTCTTTGCCATCCGCGCTAGGATAGTAGTTTTTACGCACGCCCATCTCCGTAAATCCAGCCTTGTGATATAGGCCAATGGCTGCTTCATTGCCGACGCGCACTTCCAAAAAGATATTTTCGGCGCGGTCTTGCTCACAGCGTGCCATGAAATGCGCCAACAACTGACTGGCGAGGCCCTGCCCCTGACAAGCAGGCGTGATACAGATGTCCATCAAGGTGAAGTCCGGACCAGCCCGCTCACCCACATAAAAGCCAACCAGTTGCTCACCCTGATACAAGGCGGCATTGAAGTAACGACCGTTCAAACATGACTGCATGGTCTTGCTGGTCCAAGGGTGTGTATGACAGGCCCGCTCAATATCCATAATCTGTTGCAATGGCAGGGCAGCGAGATGATCAGGCCTGATAGAAATGGTCATGATTGCCCACTCCAGATCTGCTGCCACAATGCCCGCTTTTGCGTCGCACTCAGCTGCATCTCCGGTATAACCAAGTGAGCCTGCTGTGCGTGACACGTCCAGCTGATGGTATCGCCTGCAACGACAGTGAGTTCGCTGGCATTGGCCGCCGCACAGATATCCTGTTGCAACTGCGTACTTAGCGTCACGGCAACATCAGCTTGTTCCGCTGGCTGAGACACAGGCGCACCAGGCTGTGGGTTAGGATCAAAAGCAGATTTGAGTTTAAGTGGCATAACACCAAGTAACTGAGCCTGAGTTGCATGCATGCAAAAACACCGGAAAAATTAAATGCTGAGGATTCTAGAATATGCGTGCAACGACTGCAATCTGAATTGTGTTAAATAAGGGAATTACTAAGAAATAAAGAAGGAAGTGGCAGGGGCGGCAGGACTCGAACCCGCAACCATCGGTTTTGGAGACCGCTGTTCTACCAATTGGAACTACGCCCCTGCAATGTCGACGCATTATAATGAGCTAATTGAAAAGGTAAAGAAAAAAAATCAACTTTCTGATTGTTTGCTGTTTTTATCAGCAAAAAGGGCAGATGGTTACCCGATCCGCCCTTTTATTAACCTAATTCAGCTGATATAACTGATGCTTATTCCCACTCAATCGTCGCAGGTGGTTTACCTGAGATGTCATATACTACGCGAGAAATACCATCGATCTCGTTGATGATACGGTTTGACACCTGGCCCAGGAACTCATACGGCAGGTGTGACCAACGCGCCGTCATAAAGTCGATGGTTTCTACACAACGCAGTGAGACAACCCAGTCGTACTTACGCGCATCACCCATTACGCCCACTGAGCGCACCGGAAGGAACACAGTGAAAGCCTGAGATACTTTGTGGTACAGGTCAGCTTTATGCAACTCTTCAATGAAGATAGCATCAGCACGACGTAACAGGTCGCAGTACTCTTTCTTGATCTCACCCAGTACACGTACACCCAGACCTGGACCCGGGAACGGGTGGCGATATAGCATGTCATACGGCAAGCCTAGCTCCAGGCCAATCTTACGTACTTCATCTTTAAACAGCTCACGTAGCGGCTCCACCAGACCCAGCTCCATGTCTTCCGGCAAGCCACCTACATTGTGGTGAGACTTAATCACATGTGCTTTACCCGTGGCTGATGCCGCAGATTCGATCACGTCCGGGTAGATGGTGCCCTGTGCCAGCCATTTTGCGTTAACACGTTTGCCGGCTTCTTCGTCGAATACTTCAATGAAAGTATGGCCAATCGCCTTACGCTTGTCTTCCGGATCATCAATGCCTTTCAGTGCATCCAGGAAACGATCTTCAGCATCCACCTTAACGATGTTCAGACCAAATTTATCGCCGAACATGTCCATTACTTGCTGGCCTTCATTCAAACGTAGCAGGCCATTATCAACGAATACACATGTCAGCTTATCGCCAATCGCGCGGTTGATCAGCATGGCCACCACAGATGAATCAACACCCCCTGACAGACCCAGGATCACTTCATCGTCACCCACTTGCTCTTTAATACGAGCAACCGCATCTTCAATAATCTGGCTCGGCGTCCACAGCTTTTCACAGCCACAGATATCCGTCGCAAAACGCTCAAGCAGGCGCAGACCCTGTTGCGTGTGTGTTACTTCCGGGTGGAACTGCACACCGTAGAAACGCTTTTCTTCCCAAGACATAGCAGCGTGCGGGCATGTATCTGTTTTTGCAGAAGTAATGAACTGCTCAGGGATCTCGATGACCTTGTCACCATGGCTCATCCATACGTCCAGTTTACCAATACCGTCTTCGATGTGATCTTCAATCGCTTCGAACAAGGCACAGTTACCGACTTTTTCAACTTTCGCGTAACCAAACTCTTTCTTATCTGAGCTGTGTACCTTACCACCCAGCTGTGACGCCATGGTTTGCATGCCGTAACAGATCCCAAGCACAGGCACACCTGCGTTGAACACATATTCTGGAGCGCGTGGGCTGCCTTCTAAAGTCGTTGACTCCGGACCACCTGACAGAATAATCCCCTGCGGATTAAATTCGCGGATCTGCTCCTCGGTTACATCCCAGGCCCATAGCTCACAGTAAACGCCGATCTCACGGATGCGGCGGGCGATCAATTGAGTGTATTGAGAACCAAAATCTAAGATCAAAATACGGGAATCATGGATGTCTTTGCTCATTGATAATCTCGTTTGTTAGGAAGCGATAAAACTAGTAAAGCATAAGAAAAATACTTTACCTAAATGGCCGGGCAAGTTTGCCTGCCAGGCGCATTGTATTTGATTATTTGTATCCGCCAGATAAAGGTAGACACTAAAATTAAGAAGGGCCGGCAACCGCCAGCCCACTTTTAGTCCGCCGGGATTAGCCCATGCGGTAGTTTGGAGCCTCTTTGGTGATCTGTACGTCGTGAACGTGCGACTCACCCATACCCGCCGAAGTCACGCGGACAAACTGCGGTTTAGTGTTCAGCTCCAAAATAGTGGCACATCCTGTCAGGCCCATGGCACTGCGGATCCCGCCCACTTGCTGATGAATAATGGTGGCGATTGGGCCTTTGTAAGCCACACGGCCTTCAATGCCTTCTGGTACCAGTTTTTCAGCTGAGTTGCTCTTCTGGAAGTAACGGTCTGATGAGCCTTCTTTTTGGTTCATCGCGCCCAGTGACCCCATACCACGGTATGACTTGTAGTAACGGCCCTGATACAGTTCAACTTCACCCGGTGCTTCTTCAGTACCGGCCAGCATTGATCCCACCATGACACACGATGCACCAGCAACCAGTGCTTTAACAATGTCACCTGAGAAGCGAATACCACCATCAGCGATAACCGGAATGTCACGCCCTTTCAGACCATCAACAGCATCTGAAATTGCTGTGATTTGAGGAACACCACACCCAGTTACAATACGTGTAGTACAGATTGAACCTGGACCAATGCCCACTTTAACGGCATCTACACCAGCGTCAGCCAATGCGATTGCGCCGTCAGCTGTTGCTACATTACCCGCTACAATTTGCAGATCCGGATACGCTTCACGGGTTGCCTTAACACGATCGATAACCCCCTGAGAATGGCCATGTGAAGTATCGATAAGTAGTACATCCACACCCGCAGCAACCAAAGCTTCAATACGCTCGTCGGTACCTGCGCCTACGCC contains the following coding sequences:
- a CDS encoding DUF6151 family protein; translation: MRAGMMVEGFKLGCQCGQVTGRIAAHPHWQGNRLTCYCQDCRAYLHHLAQTDSLNDFGGTDIYQVPPAHVSILTGHDQLACLQLTRGGVYRWYTQCCHTPVGNCFSPFWPMVGIIHSFVREPLETLVGPTSGSVYCRGALGRLPDELKGARSQKVMVLRLITKLLAWKLCGKNSPSVFFVNGAPLAPPQQLYSCSADKG
- the guaA gene encoding glutamine-hydrolyzing GMP synthase, yielding MSKDIHDSRILILDFGSQYTQLIARRIREIGVYCELWAWDVTEEQIREFNPQGIILSGGPESTTLEGSPRAPEYVFNAGVPVLGICYGMQTMASQLGGKVHSSDKKEFGYAKVEKVGNCALFEAIEDHIEDGIGKLDVWMSHGDKVIEIPEQFITSAKTDTCPHAAMSWEEKRFYGVQFHPEVTHTQQGLRLLERFATDICGCEKLWTPSQIIEDAVARIKEQVGDDEVILGLSGGVDSSVVAMLINRAIGDKLTCVFVDNGLLRLNEGQQVMDMFGDKFGLNIVKVDAEDRFLDALKGIDDPEDKRKAIGHTFIEVFDEEAGKRVNAKWLAQGTIYPDVIESAASATGKAHVIKSHHNVGGLPEDMELGLVEPLRELFKDEVRKIGLELGLPYDMLYRHPFPGPGLGVRVLGEIKKEYCDLLRRADAIFIEELHKADLYHKVSQAFTVFLPVRSVGVMGDARKYDWVVSLRCVETIDFMTARWSHLPYEFLGQVSNRIINEIDGISRVVYDISGKPPATIEWE
- the guaB gene encoding IMP dehydrogenase, coding for MLRIAKEALTFDDVLLVPAHSTVLPHTANLKTRLTRGIELNLPLVSASMDTVTEARLAIALAQEGGIGFIHKNMTIEEQARNVRKVKAYEAGIVSFPVTVTADKTIADTLALAEENGFSGFPVVGENNLLEGIITSRDMRFETKLDQPVSSVMTQKADLVTVKEGASREEILGLMHEHRIEKILVVDDAFKLKGMITVKDYQKAQEKPNACKDEQGRLRVGAAVGVGAGTDERIEALVAAGVDVLLIDTSHGHSQGVIDRVKATREAYPDLQIVAGNVATADGAIALADAGVDAVKVGIGPGSICTTRIVTGCGVPQITAISDAVDGLKGRDIPVIADGGIRFSGDIVKALVAGASCVMVGSMLAGTEEAPGEVELYQGRYYKSYRGMGSLGAMNQKEGSSDRYFQKSNSAEKLVPEGIEGRVAYKGPIATIIHQQVGGIRSAMGLTGCATILELNTKPQFVRVTSAGMGESHVHDVQITKEAPNYRMG
- the rimI gene encoding ribosomal protein S18-alanine N-acetyltransferase, whose amino-acid sequence is MTISIRPDHLAALPLQQIMDIERACHTHPWTSKTMQSCLNGRYFNAALYQGEQLVGFYVGERAGPDFTLMDICITPACQGQGLASQLLAHFMARCEQDRAENIFLEVRVGNEAAIGLYHKAGFTEMGVRKNYYPSADGKEDALLMGKVLFDPELMGH
- the yeiP gene encoding elongation factor P-like protein YeiP, giving the protein MPKASEIKKHAAIDYNGRVMIVRDIERSVPQGRAGGSLYRMRMYDVVNGGKVDETFKAEEMLQLADLTRRPAMLSYIDGDEYVFMDDEDYTPYHIHKDSIAEQVLFINEETKGLLIVVVEGTPVSLDLPSSVELVIEETAPSIKGASASARTKPATLTTGLVVQVPEHISSGDKIKINTAESKFMSRADS
- a CDS encoding ATP-binding protein; translated protein: MKTSKLSIRLLWYITPLVILPLLLLGGFTLTNVTSSTQKQAKLIVSRFVEQQQQKMFNYMEIYQSTTKLLSTSPVLSDFLSLPEKEAQEKTQRLGALMDVFASYSEAYPDIISINLVNEHGQSHAFYASNLNRAPQSYPFFAQVRQSNLRQQQFMQASHNGGTQLYFVQQIYGVDFNLNRPQREGYIIVQVAPSIISSSILEAPYDNTLNLLVSASGEVLFSSDSHFNQSFLSAEEMAQINGLADKGKLDSLVLPSIDNLRRMTYSAQLSGGYYYISTIPKTILYQSGKAISLTTALIVILSVITLPILIFIVVRNLLLTPIELLGEASHRVGDGDLSVALPAHDDDEVGILFDDFNHMIKQIRDFQGELEDYKLHLEEKVENRTRALEEMNRQLEVAIAEAEQASQLKSRFLANMSHEIRTPLTAIMGFTEQILHYPNATNSALHLDTILRNSRHLLELINNILDLSKIEAEKLAVEQDPIELLHLLKDVESIIAPMAEQKQLEFTVHYALPLPQQLFSDETRLKQILLNIATNAVKFTETGNIQISARYRSDTARFEFEVKDSGIGMSQGEMSRVFKPFEQADSTTTRRFGGTGLGLCISKNLAQLLGGDVSVESAQGVGSCFIISVAANHPTQDFAWIEEEDQLAHDHVVSAQQLDQTQLEAEILLAEDNPDNQELLTLLLGAWGLKPDIASNGAQAVEMALVNDYDLILMDMQMPVMGGLEATEMLRHAAYDGPIIALTANVMKHDIDTYLAAGCDATLAKPIDREKLGAVLLNYLQLEEDKNSQWNSLLKSEKYLQISRNYVEKLPDQLIQLEQLFGDQEWESLRALAHSLKGSAGCFGFTNIHSAAGDLETSLREDNPTKWEYAMLTLTQAIRYTLEQEHA